In Pseudoalteromonas sp. NC201, a single window of DNA contains:
- a CDS encoding amidohydrolase family protein, with translation MKTMKLTMITSALLAHSVAFANVTAITNATIHTATDAGVLEGATLVIENSKIKAINPDNVTADVTIDASGKVVTPGFIGSMNQLGLVEVGAVAASRDAGDDDAGADFDASTAFNPRSSLIAYARKGGVTQNFVAPWGGKSEFAGLGFVVDLSGEFNSVTDKQTALIIHLGAKSKGSRAKALDNVVKKFEAQQEKLAKKDKKDEGKPSSEEQVLTQVLAGDMPVIATLSRASDILEAIKLKEKFGLDLIIQGADDAVVVAEQLAEAKVPVILSAVSNLPASFDSMHASLDNAGKLEKAGVNVILSIGGDGSHNVYQLRFDAGIAVANGMSHEGALKAVTANPAKALGIDGGVIEAGKRADIVMWSADPFEFSTTIDKIWINGEEVSTESRHDKLRDRYTTDSDMPRAYTK, from the coding sequence ATGAAAACCATGAAACTAACCATGATCACTAGCGCATTGCTAGCTCACTCTGTTGCTTTTGCCAATGTTACTGCAATTACTAATGCAACGATCCACACCGCGACAGATGCTGGCGTTCTTGAAGGCGCGACCTTAGTTATCGAGAACAGTAAAATAAAAGCGATTAATCCAGACAACGTGACTGCTGATGTAACGATTGACGCCAGCGGTAAGGTTGTCACGCCAGGCTTTATCGGCTCAATGAACCAACTTGGTTTAGTTGAAGTTGGTGCTGTTGCTGCTTCTCGTGATGCTGGTGATGACGATGCCGGCGCAGACTTTGACGCAAGCACCGCATTTAATCCACGTAGTAGCTTAATTGCCTATGCAAGGAAAGGCGGTGTAACGCAAAACTTTGTCGCGCCTTGGGGTGGTAAAAGTGAGTTTGCAGGGCTCGGTTTTGTTGTTGACTTATCTGGTGAATTTAACAGTGTGACCGACAAGCAAACAGCGTTAATTATTCATCTGGGTGCCAAAAGCAAAGGGTCTCGTGCAAAAGCGTTAGATAACGTTGTTAAAAAGTTTGAAGCACAGCAAGAAAAGCTTGCTAAGAAAGACAAAAAAGACGAGGGAAAACCGAGTTCAGAAGAACAGGTGTTAACTCAAGTGCTTGCGGGTGATATGCCTGTGATTGCGACGCTTTCAAGAGCGTCGGATATTCTTGAAGCGATTAAGCTAAAAGAAAAGTTTGGTTTAGATCTGATTATTCAGGGGGCAGATGATGCGGTAGTGGTCGCTGAGCAATTAGCTGAGGCGAAAGTACCAGTTATTTTGAGTGCGGTATCAAACCTACCAGCTAGCTTTGACTCAATGCATGCAAGTCTAGATAACGCAGGTAAGCTTGAGAAAGCAGGTGTCAATGTCATCCTGTCAATTGGTGGTGATGGTAGTCATAACGTCTACCAGCTACGTTTTGATGCAGGTATTGCTGTAGCAAATGGCATGAGTCATGAAGGCGCACTTAAGGCGGTTACCGCTAACCCTGCGAAAGCACTGGGCATTGATGGCGGTGTGATTGAAGCAGGTAAACGTGCAGACATCGTAATGTGGAGTGCGGATCCTTTCGAATTCAGCACCACAATCGATAAAATCTGGATCAATGGTGAGGAAGTGTCTACTGAGTCACGCCACGATAAACTAAGAGACAGATATACGACAGATTCTGATATGCCAAGAGCGTATACGAAGTAA
- a CDS encoding TusE/DsrC/DsvC family sulfur relay protein, producing the protein MLEFNNQTIETDKQGYLLDHTQWTKDLAPLLAAEENIELSDAHWEVIEFVRNFYLEYNTSPAIRMLVKAMAKALGEDKGNSIYLYKLFPKGPAKQATKIAGLPKPAKCI; encoded by the coding sequence ATGCTAGAATTTAACAACCAAACTATCGAGACAGATAAACAAGGCTATTTGCTAGACCATACTCAATGGACTAAAGATTTAGCACCACTTCTAGCCGCAGAAGAAAATATTGAGCTTTCAGATGCACATTGGGAAGTCATTGAGTTTGTGAGAAATTTTTATCTCGAATACAATACCAGCCCCGCGATCCGTATGCTGGTAAAGGCAATGGCTAAAGCACTAGGCGAGGATAAAGGCAATAGCATCTATTTGTATAAGTTATTTCCAAAAGGTCCAGCCAAACAAGCGACAAAAATAGCGGGGTTGCCAAAACCCGCCAAATGTATTTAG
- a CDS encoding DsrH/TusB family sulfur metabolism protein: MSTLHIISSIEACDQLQFVSHQDTILLCNDGCFGQTRISAGDANVVMLQTCASARGIVPEAGVKLISDKDWVELTMTMNNSITW, encoded by the coding sequence ATGAGTACGCTACATATTATTTCTAGTATAGAAGCATGCGATCAGCTGCAGTTTGTATCCCATCAAGACACAATTTTATTATGTAATGATGGCTGCTTTGGGCAAACGCGTATCTCAGCTGGAGATGCAAATGTGGTGATGCTGCAAACTTGCGCCAGTGCCAGAGGTATTGTCCCAGAAGCCGGAGTAAAGCTTATTTCTGACAAAGATTGGGTTGAGCTGACCATGACTATGAACAATTCAATTACTTGGTAA
- a CDS encoding DsrE family protein has protein sequence MSKNVLIISQTSPFDQNSLKEALDVALIYAAIDQQVSWLFTGSAVLSLQKTLNAPILGLKDMFKQLKTLEIYDVERVYVCQSAMEEFNVSVHSLAVATEIKNQHEILALIKQHDFVVTL, from the coding sequence ATGAGTAAAAACGTGTTAATCATTTCTCAAACCAGTCCATTTGACCAAAATAGCCTGAAAGAAGCGCTGGATGTCGCACTAATCTATGCAGCGATTGATCAACAAGTAAGCTGGCTTTTTACCGGTTCTGCTGTGCTATCACTCCAGAAAACCCTCAATGCGCCAATACTGGGTTTAAAAGACATGTTTAAACAATTAAAAACTCTGGAAATTTATGATGTCGAGCGGGTTTATGTCTGTCAGTCAGCGATGGAGGAGTTTAACGTATCGGTACACTCCCTTGCTGTTGCTACTGAAATCAAAAATCAACATGAAATCCTTGCGTTAATCAAACAACATGACTTTGTGGTGACACTATGA
- the tusD gene encoding sulfurtransferase complex subunit TusD — translation MSQIAISVHFGVAAQSKLTLLERYVDAAIKSDHQIACIFLYQDGVYHASQNIVHASDELQVNALWQRIKDKGIPLLLCVTAAEKRGVSIEDVSPFTVAGLAEFAMISSKSDKWMQFK, via the coding sequence TTGAGTCAAATAGCCATATCAGTTCACTTTGGCGTAGCTGCACAGTCAAAGTTAACTTTACTAGAACGGTATGTCGATGCCGCTATTAAAAGTGACCATCAAATCGCGTGTATCTTTTTATACCAAGATGGTGTTTATCACGCCAGTCAAAATATCGTACACGCTTCCGACGAATTGCAAGTCAACGCACTTTGGCAACGCATCAAAGATAAAGGGATCCCCCTGTTGCTGTGTGTCACAGCTGCGGAAAAACGCGGCGTTAGCATCGAAGACGTTAGCCCTTTCACCGTTGCTGGCCTTGCGGAGTTTGCCATGATCTCGAGTAAGTCTGATAAGTGGATGCAGTTTAAATGA
- a CDS encoding Bax inhibitor-1/YccA family protein, translating to MAFNHSYNTAKPVMSTMETNKVLKNTYFLLAMTLAFSAVTAAISMTMALPAFTGIVCSLVAFGLLFVIGKKANSSSAIGLVFLFTGILGFGLGPMLNHYAALPNGGMLIAQALGTTALIFFGLSAYALTTKKDFSFMGGFLTVGLIVVIISSLVNLFIGSSIAFMAINAAVVLLMSGFILYDTSRIINGGETNYVLATVSLYLSIYNLFTSILALLGASDD from the coding sequence ATGGCATTCAATCATTCATACAACACTGCAAAACCTGTCATGTCGACAATGGAAACAAACAAAGTGTTGAAAAACACTTACTTCCTGTTGGCAATGACATTAGCGTTTAGTGCAGTAACAGCCGCAATTTCAATGACAATGGCATTACCAGCATTTACCGGTATTGTTTGTTCATTAGTTGCATTTGGTTTGCTTTTTGTTATCGGTAAAAAAGCAAACTCATCTTCTGCTATCGGTCTTGTATTCTTATTTACTGGTATTTTAGGCTTCGGCCTTGGGCCTATGCTTAATCACTATGCTGCACTACCAAATGGTGGCATGTTGATAGCACAAGCACTTGGCACAACAGCGTTAATTTTCTTCGGTTTATCAGCTTATGCACTAACTACGAAAAAAGACTTCTCATTTATGGGTGGCTTTTTAACGGTTGGTTTAATCGTGGTTATTATCTCAAGCCTAGTAAACTTGTTCATTGGATCTAGCATCGCGTTTATGGCAATTAACGCGGCAGTCGTGTTATTAATGTCTGGCTTTATCCTTTATGATACAAGCCGAATTATCAACGGCGGCGAGACAAACTACGTGCTTGCAACTGTGAGCTTGTATTTAAGTATTTATAACTTATTTACCAGTATCCTTGCCCTTTTAGGCGCGTCGGATGACTAA
- a CDS encoding GAF domain-containing protein, with amino-acid sequence MQKQDFYQTLVKQAQGLISGEHNVIANMANLSALLFTTLEDINWAGFYLMDSAEELVLGPFQGNPACIRIPVGKGVCGTAAATCETQLVEDVHAFAGHIACDAASNSEIVIPVFKDNKVIAVLDIDSPSLARFDEQDKIGLEALVKVFEETL; translated from the coding sequence ATGCAAAAGCAAGACTTTTATCAGACTTTAGTTAAACAGGCTCAAGGGCTAATCAGTGGTGAACACAATGTGATTGCCAATATGGCAAACTTGAGTGCGCTTTTATTTACAACTCTTGAAGATATCAACTGGGCAGGCTTTTATCTTATGGATAGCGCTGAAGAGTTGGTTCTTGGGCCATTCCAAGGCAACCCAGCCTGCATCCGAATTCCTGTTGGTAAAGGGGTATGTGGCACAGCAGCTGCAACTTGTGAAACGCAATTGGTTGAGGATGTTCATGCGTTTGCAGGCCATATTGCTTGCGACGCAGCATCAAATTCAGAAATCGTGATCCCTGTTTTTAAAGATAATAAAGTGATTGCCGTGCTAGACATTGACAGTCCTAGTCTGGCAAGATTTGACGAGCAGGATAAGATCGGATTAGAAGCGTTAGTTAAAGTGTTTGAGGAAACGCTTTAA
- the proQ gene encoding RNA chaperone ProQ — METTNKLKDTNEVLDFLFSEFPNCFKQKEGIKPLKVGIFKDIAERIEGSDKVSKTQVRQALRKYTSNWRYLEAVTKNEFRVDLDGNQAEKVEQEHVEHAEKALAESRAKMAKRKKPQRPNNRDGETKSYKKKPHSRDRQDQKRPKMSNKPAEVKPKRSGKVEPLPAEQVKVNNKVKVKLGQALVNATITEVKNDEVHVELVTGMQVKTKADSLYIQ; from the coding sequence ATGGAAACCACAAACAAGCTAAAAGACACAAATGAAGTATTAGACTTCTTATTTTCAGAATTTCCTAACTGCTTCAAGCAAAAGGAAGGGATTAAGCCATTAAAGGTTGGTATTTTCAAAGATATCGCTGAGCGTATTGAGGGTTCTGACAAAGTCAGTAAAACCCAAGTACGTCAAGCGCTTCGTAAATACACTTCAAACTGGCGTTATCTCGAAGCAGTCACTAAGAACGAGTTTCGTGTAGACCTAGACGGCAATCAGGCTGAAAAGGTTGAACAAGAGCACGTTGAACACGCAGAAAAAGCATTGGCCGAGAGCCGTGCCAAAATGGCTAAGCGTAAAAAGCCGCAGCGTCCAAACAATCGCGATGGCGAAACAAAATCTTACAAAAAGAAACCTCACTCAAGGGATCGTCAAGACCAAAAACGCCCTAAAATGAGTAATAAACCTGCTGAAGTTAAACCTAAGCGCAGTGGTAAAGTTGAACCTTTACCGGCTGAACAGGTCAAGGTTAATAACAAAGTTAAAGTTAAACTTGGTCAAGCGCTTGTTAACGCTACTATCACTGAAGTCAAAAATGATGAAGTGCACGTAGAGCTTGTAACAGGAATGCAAGTTAAAACTAAAGCAGATAGCCTATATATTCAGTAA